One window from the genome of Micromonospora aurantiaca ATCC 27029 encodes:
- a CDS encoding anthranilate synthase component I family protein, with the protein MTSITLPSINPLALYTALTQSHAAHDAYLFESLDGPAADRQAAAVGWGRLAELRFLADRCELTAAGPLGDALRAVVTAVLGAPARQRDTTSAWHVPGPAQLWSVVRAVQRAFTVETPVPAGRFAFGFLTTLAYEAARDMDELTLDRADDDLPRCALTLFRHTVWWDLRAGTAHQLHATGPHLPPQPAPPVTRLLTGVPADQPPPPAPTPERVRDTVDEETFAERVRRCLRHIRVGDSYQVQIGHRIEVETTLTPLDVYRRLRHRSPSPYMYLAPWAGRTVIGASPELFLRLDGDRLSMRPIAGTAARSADPLTDRRRVAELRASEKERAEHVMLVDLCRNDIGRVCEPGTLSVDAMLDVEPFAYVHHLVSTVSGRLDDGADVWAAVRAAFPAGTMTGAPKLRSMEIIDGLEAEPRGIYAGAIGLVDVRGFAVLALCIRTVVHDGHRYHTQASAGVVADSTPAAEWRETLAKMSAAYWALTGEELLP; encoded by the coding sequence GTGACCTCAATCACACTGCCGTCCATCAATCCGCTCGCGTTGTACACCGCATTGACACAAAGCCATGCCGCGCACGACGCGTACCTCTTCGAAAGCCTGGACGGGCCGGCCGCCGACCGGCAGGCCGCGGCGGTGGGCTGGGGCCGCCTCGCCGAGCTGCGGTTCCTGGCCGACAGGTGCGAGCTGACCGCCGCCGGGCCGCTGGGCGACGCGCTGCGCGCGGTGGTCACCGCCGTCCTCGGCGCGCCGGCCCGGCAGCGCGACACCACGTCCGCCTGGCACGTGCCCGGCCCGGCGCAGCTCTGGTCGGTGGTCCGCGCCGTGCAGCGGGCCTTCACCGTCGAGACGCCCGTGCCGGCCGGCCGGTTCGCCTTCGGTTTCCTCACCACCCTGGCCTACGAGGCCGCCCGCGACATGGACGAGCTGACCCTGGACCGGGCCGACGACGACCTCCCCCGGTGCGCGCTGACACTGTTCCGGCACACCGTCTGGTGGGACCTTCGCGCCGGGACGGCGCACCAGCTGCACGCCACCGGCCCGCACCTGCCGCCGCAGCCGGCGCCGCCGGTGACGCGGCTGCTCACCGGCGTGCCCGCCGACCAGCCGCCGCCACCCGCGCCCACGCCGGAACGGGTGCGCGACACAGTCGACGAGGAGACGTTCGCCGAGCGGGTGCGGCGGTGCCTGCGGCACATCCGGGTCGGCGACAGCTACCAGGTGCAGATCGGCCACCGCATCGAGGTGGAGACCACCCTCACCCCGCTGGACGTCTACCGGCGCCTGCGGCACCGCAGCCCGTCGCCGTACATGTACCTGGCGCCCTGGGCCGGGCGCACGGTGATCGGCGCCAGCCCGGAGCTGTTCCTGCGCCTGGACGGCGACCGGCTGTCGATGCGCCCGATCGCCGGCACCGCCGCCCGCTCGGCCGACCCGCTGACCGACCGTCGCCGGGTGGCCGAGCTGCGGGCCAGCGAGAAGGAGCGCGCCGAGCACGTCATGCTCGTCGACCTGTGCCGCAACGACATCGGCCGGGTCTGCGAGCCGGGCACGCTGTCGGTGGACGCGATGCTCGACGTCGAGCCGTTCGCGTACGTGCACCACCTGGTCTCCACCGTGTCCGGCCGCCTCGACGACGGCGCGGACGTGTGGGCGGCGGTCCGCGCCGCGTTCCCGGCCGGCACCATGACCGGCGCGCCGAAGCTGCGGTCGATGGAGATCATCGACGGGCTGGAGGCGGAGCCCCGGGGCATCTACGCGGGCGCCATCGGCCTGGTCGACGTCCGCGGGTTCGCGGTGCTCGCGCTCTGCATCCGCACCGTCGTGCACGACGGGCACCGCTACCACACCCAGGCGTCCGCCGGGGTGGTCGCCGACTCCACACCGGCCGCCGAGTGGCGGGAGACGCTGGCCAAGATGAGCGCCGCCTACTGGGCCCTGACCGGCGAGGAGCTGCTGCCGTGA
- a CDS encoding anthranilate synthase component II, whose protein sequence is MKVLLVDAYDSFTHIIDQYLRTLGARTVVVRSRARSPRHLAALRPDAVVLGPGPGHPGDSGHVELVHAFAGRVPLLGVCLGHQAIGLAYGGTIAVARHLMHGKTSEVTHDGRGVYAGAPAPLTVTRYHSLIVADPVPPPLEVTARSGDDGYVMGLRHRTLAVEGVQFHPESVTTQDGLRLFDNFLRGVPAALPVAG, encoded by the coding sequence GTGAAGGTCCTGCTCGTCGACGCGTACGACAGCTTCACCCACATCATCGACCAGTACCTGCGCACGCTCGGCGCGCGGACGGTGGTGGTCCGGTCCCGCGCGCGCAGCCCCCGGCACCTCGCCGCGCTGCGCCCCGACGCGGTGGTGCTCGGCCCCGGGCCCGGCCACCCCGGCGACTCCGGCCACGTCGAGCTGGTCCACGCGTTCGCCGGCCGGGTGCCGCTGCTCGGCGTCTGCCTCGGCCACCAGGCGATCGGCCTGGCGTACGGCGGCACGATCGCTGTGGCCCGGCACCTGATGCACGGCAAGACCAGCGAGGTCACGCACGACGGCCGCGGGGTGTACGCCGGGGCGCCGGCGCCGCTGACGGTCACCCGCTACCACTCGCTCATCGTCGCCGACCCGGTGCCGCCCCCGCTGGAGGTGACCGCCCGCTCCGGCGACGACGGCTACGTGATGGGCCTGCGCCACCGCACGCTCGCCGTCGAGGGGGTGCAGTTCCATCCGGAGAGCGTGACCACACAGGACGGGCTGCGGTTGTTCGACAACTTCCTGCGCGGCGTACCGGCGGCGCTGCCGGTCGCCGGCTGA
- a CDS encoding siderophore-interacting protein encodes MTSTLAVAPWRVFTVEVRALRRLGPSFLRVTLTGPDLDRFADNGYDQRIKLALPPVDGAPGELPDGPDWFPRWRELPDALRSPIRTYTVRAVRPEAYEVDVDMALHGDGGPATRWARRARLGDRIAVVGPDAGWDGPHGGVEFQPPAGATLLLAGDETAAPAICAILERLPAEARGHALVEVPETGDELPCRAPAGVTVTWLPRDGAPHGSRLTPAVTGLAGRLVPVPVAVAAAPLTEVDVDRDILWEVPERPDGAALYAWLAGEAAVIRGLRRHLVTERGMDRRAVAFMGYWRAGRAEN; translated from the coding sequence ATGACCAGCACCCTGGCCGTCGCGCCCTGGCGAGTCTTCACCGTCGAGGTCCGCGCGCTACGCCGGCTCGGCCCGTCCTTCCTGCGGGTGACGCTCACCGGCCCGGACCTGGACCGGTTCGCCGACAACGGGTACGACCAGCGGATCAAGCTGGCCCTGCCGCCGGTCGACGGCGCGCCGGGGGAGCTGCCCGACGGGCCGGACTGGTTCCCGCGGTGGCGTGAGCTGCCGGACGCGCTGCGCAGCCCGATCCGCACGTACACGGTCCGCGCCGTCCGGCCGGAGGCGTACGAGGTGGACGTGGACATGGCGCTGCACGGCGACGGCGGCCCGGCCACCCGGTGGGCCCGGCGGGCGCGTCTCGGCGACCGGATCGCCGTCGTCGGCCCGGACGCCGGGTGGGACGGCCCGCACGGCGGGGTCGAGTTCCAGCCGCCGGCCGGCGCGACGCTGCTGCTGGCCGGCGACGAGACCGCCGCGCCGGCGATCTGCGCGATCCTGGAGCGGTTGCCCGCCGAGGCGCGCGGGCACGCGCTGGTGGAGGTGCCGGAGACCGGCGACGAGCTGCCCTGCCGGGCGCCGGCCGGCGTCACCGTGACCTGGCTGCCCCGCGACGGCGCCCCGCACGGCAGCCGGCTCACCCCGGCCGTGACAGGTCTGGCCGGGCGGCTGGTGCCGGTACCGGTCGCGGTGGCCGCCGCGCCGCTGACCGAGGTGGACGTGGACCGGGACATCCTCTGGGAGGTGCCGGAGCGGCCCGACGGCGCGGCGCTCTACGCCTGGCTGGCCGGGGAGGCGGCGGTGATCCGCGGCCTGCGCCGGCACCTGGTCACCGAGCGGGGCATGGACCGGCGCGCGGTGGCGTTCATGGGCTACTGGCGGGCCGGTCGCGCGGAGAACTGA
- a CDS encoding ABC transporter substrate-binding protein, whose amino-acid sequence MLRTRLTLLVAAAASALLIAGCGTTEEPAAAPSPSDAASTGPVTVTDSRGKTITLKSPATKVVGLEWGEVEMLVGLGVMPVGVADPKGYATWVTAAPLDASVKDVGTRGEPSVDSIVALQPDLVVMEAERGSAVVTQLEKYVPVLVTKGSDASDNIGRMRADLKMIATATGRTAQADKLLADFDAALADGKKKIADAGAAGKQFAIADGWKEGSTVSIRMFGQGALVSQLGIQLGLKNAWTGKTDEMWGLGQTDVEGMTVLKGQDVHFFYNASDGTDVFADGLAGNAIWRSLPFVQQNKLHKMPNGIWTFGGTLSAKQYIDELVKVYTA is encoded by the coding sequence ATGCTGCGTACCCGTCTGACCCTGCTCGTCGCCGCCGCGGCGAGCGCGCTGCTGATCGCCGGCTGCGGCACCACCGAGGAGCCCGCCGCCGCACCGTCCCCCTCCGACGCCGCGTCCACCGGCCCGGTCACCGTCACCGACAGCCGGGGCAAGACCATCACCCTCAAGAGCCCCGCCACCAAGGTCGTCGGCCTGGAGTGGGGCGAGGTGGAGATGCTCGTCGGCCTCGGCGTGATGCCGGTCGGCGTGGCCGACCCGAAGGGGTACGCCACCTGGGTGACCGCCGCCCCGCTCGACGCGAGCGTCAAGGACGTCGGCACCCGGGGTGAGCCGAGCGTCGACTCCATCGTCGCCCTCCAGCCGGACCTCGTGGTGATGGAGGCCGAGCGCGGCTCCGCCGTCGTCACCCAGCTGGAGAAGTACGTCCCGGTGCTGGTCACCAAGGGCAGCGACGCCTCCGACAACATCGGCCGGATGCGCGCGGACCTGAAGATGATCGCCACCGCGACCGGCCGTACCGCGCAGGCGGACAAGCTGCTCGCCGACTTCGACGCCGCGCTCGCCGACGGCAAGAAGAAGATCGCCGACGCCGGGGCGGCCGGTAAGCAGTTCGCCATCGCCGACGGCTGGAAGGAGGGCAGCACCGTCTCGATCCGGATGTTCGGCCAGGGCGCGCTCGTCTCCCAGCTCGGCATCCAGCTCGGCCTCAAGAACGCCTGGACCGGCAAGACCGACGAGATGTGGGGCCTGGGCCAGACCGACGTCGAGGGCATGACCGTCCTCAAGGGCCAGGACGTGCACTTCTTCTACAACGCCTCGGACGGCACCGACGTGTTCGCCGACGGCCTCGCCGGCAACGCGATCTGGCGTTCCCTGCCGTTCGTCCAGCAGAACAAGCTGCACAAGATGCCCAACGGCATCTGGACCTTCGGCGGCACGCTGTCCGCCAAGCAGTACATCGACGAGCTGGTCAAGGTCTACACGGCTTGA
- a CDS encoding iron ABC transporter permease produces the protein MTAPAPPGPATRPAPVGPPPARRSRVAGAFALAAALLVAITAVHLTQGTSSVGALDLLRLLTGGDDETARVLVASRLPRLLTGLAVGVALGFAGAALQSTTRNPLASPDTLAVNAGAHLAIVSTAAFGIALPALPAGGLAFCGGLAAASLVMLLSAGGQAATTRLILAGSATAMALSSLTMLLMLLFEQATIGLFAWGNGSLVQGDLVAFTQLAPVIGVAALVLVALGHRLDLLALGDDTATVLGLNVRRTRLTVVLLAVLLSAAAVTLAGPIGFVGLGAPVIVRLLGRWVPEVHRHRILMPLSGIVGVVIVLGSDVLLRAVLGGQAGVDVPTGVVTTLFGAVLLVWLARRHRDAGPTRQAPGGHAAVRSRGFVATVVAVCAVVVTAALVLGMLAGDTWVLLGDIVNWVQGRTGPAYTFVLDARWPRVAAALLAGAALALAGTTVQAVCRNPLAEPGILGITGGAGIGAVSLLTFAPMAGVLALSGAAGLGAVVAFALVYGLARRRGLNSDRLVLIGFAVWQGGTAIITFIVVSSDPWNTGKALTWLSGSTYGRTAPQVLPVAIALLIALPVVAAVRRELDLLALDDDTPRVLGVRLERARLVALGLAALLTATAVSAVGVIGFVGLVAPHAARALVGGRHTRVLPVAVLLGATLVSLADTLGRSVIAPAQVPAGLVTAMIGTPYFVWLLWRSRAAAAAR, from the coding sequence ATGACCGCCCCCGCCCCGCCGGGGCCGGCCACCCGGCCGGCCCCGGTCGGGCCGCCGCCCGCCCGGCGCAGCCGGGTGGCCGGCGCGTTCGCCCTCGCCGCCGCGCTGCTCGTCGCGATCACCGCGGTGCACCTCACCCAGGGCACCTCCTCGGTGGGGGCGCTGGACCTGCTCCGGCTGCTCACCGGCGGCGACGACGAGACCGCCCGGGTGCTCGTCGCCTCCCGCCTGCCCCGGCTGCTCACCGGCCTGGCCGTCGGCGTCGCGCTCGGCTTCGCCGGCGCGGCGTTGCAGTCGACCACCCGCAACCCGCTCGCCTCGCCGGACACGCTCGCCGTCAACGCGGGCGCCCACCTGGCGATCGTCTCCACCGCCGCGTTCGGGATCGCGCTGCCCGCGCTGCCCGCGGGCGGGCTGGCGTTCTGCGGCGGCCTCGCCGCCGCCTCCCTGGTCATGCTGCTCTCGGCCGGCGGTCAGGCCGCCACCACCCGGCTCATCCTCGCCGGCTCGGCCACCGCGATGGCGCTCTCCTCGCTGACCATGCTGCTCATGCTGCTGTTCGAGCAGGCCACCATCGGCCTGTTCGCCTGGGGCAACGGCTCGCTCGTGCAGGGCGACCTGGTCGCGTTCACCCAGCTCGCCCCCGTGATCGGGGTCGCCGCGCTGGTGCTCGTGGCCCTCGGGCACCGGCTGGACCTGCTGGCCCTCGGCGACGACACCGCCACCGTGCTCGGGCTCAACGTGCGCCGTACCCGGCTGACTGTCGTGCTGCTGGCCGTGCTGCTCTCCGCCGCGGCGGTCACCCTGGCCGGCCCGATCGGCTTCGTCGGCCTCGGCGCGCCGGTGATCGTCCGGCTGCTCGGCCGGTGGGTGCCCGAGGTGCACCGGCACCGCATCCTGATGCCGCTGTCCGGCATCGTCGGCGTGGTCATCGTGCTCGGCTCCGACGTGCTGCTGCGCGCCGTGCTCGGCGGGCAGGCCGGAGTCGACGTGCCGACCGGCGTGGTGACCACGCTCTTCGGCGCGGTGCTGCTGGTCTGGCTGGCCCGCCGCCACCGCGACGCCGGACCGACCCGGCAGGCGCCGGGCGGCCACGCCGCAGTCCGCTCCCGCGGCTTCGTCGCCACCGTCGTCGCGGTCTGCGCGGTCGTCGTCACCGCCGCGCTGGTGCTCGGCATGCTCGCCGGTGACACGTGGGTGCTGCTCGGGGACATCGTCAACTGGGTGCAGGGCCGCACCGGACCGGCGTACACATTCGTGCTGGACGCCCGCTGGCCGCGGGTCGCCGCGGCGCTGCTGGCCGGCGCCGCGCTGGCCCTGGCCGGCACCACCGTGCAGGCGGTGTGCCGGAACCCGCTGGCCGAACCGGGCATCCTCGGCATCACCGGCGGTGCCGGCATCGGCGCGGTGTCGCTGCTGACGTTCGCGCCGATGGCCGGCGTGCTCGCCCTGTCCGGCGCCGCCGGTCTCGGCGCGGTCGTCGCGTTCGCGCTGGTCTACGGCCTGGCCCGGCGGCGGGGGCTCAACTCCGACCGGCTGGTGCTGATCGGGTTCGCGGTCTGGCAGGGCGGTACGGCGATCATCACGTTCATCGTGGTGTCGTCCGACCCGTGGAACACCGGCAAGGCGCTGACCTGGCTGTCCGGCTCCACCTACGGGCGTACCGCACCGCAGGTGCTGCCGGTGGCGATCGCGCTGCTGATCGCGCTGCCGGTGGTCGCCGCCGTGCGCCGCGAGCTGGACCTGCTCGCGCTCGACGACGACACGCCCCGGGTGCTCGGCGTCCGGCTGGAACGTGCCCGGCTGGTCGCGCTCGGCCTGGCGGCGCTGCTCACCGCGACCGCCGTGTCGGCGGTCGGCGTGATCGGCTTCGTCGGCCTGGTCGCGCCGCACGCGGCCCGGGCGCTCGTCGGCGGGCGGCACACCCGCGTCCTGCCGGTCGCGGTGCTGCTCGGCGCCACCCTGGTCAGCCTCGCCGACACGCTCGGCCGCAGCGTCATCGCTCCCGCCCAGGTCCCCGCCGGTCTGGTCACCGCCATGATCGGCACCCCGTACTTCGTCTGGTTGCTGTGGCGTTCCCGCGCCGCGGCAGCCGCCCGTTAG
- a CDS encoding GNAT family N-acetyltransferase, with translation MTAFTRVDDALGEFTLRPLDPDADAALLHRWVTHPKSAFWLMQDADVDAVAAEYRRIADHPHHDAYLGSWRGAPAFLAERYDPARVELVGLYDPEPGDVGMHFLCAPADTPVHGFTRAVITTVMAWLFADPATRRVVVEPDVRNTAVHALNAAVGFTVVGPIRKPEKEALLSVCTRDQFRVATGVPTGEEGAPA, from the coding sequence ATGACCGCGTTCACCCGCGTCGACGACGCGCTGGGCGAGTTCACGCTGCGCCCGCTGGACCCGGACGCCGACGCCGCGCTGCTGCACCGCTGGGTCACCCATCCCAAGTCCGCGTTCTGGCTCATGCAGGACGCCGACGTGGACGCGGTCGCCGCCGAGTACCGGCGCATCGCCGACCATCCGCACCACGACGCGTACCTGGGTTCGTGGCGCGGCGCTCCGGCGTTCCTGGCCGAGCGGTACGACCCGGCCCGGGTGGAGCTGGTCGGCCTGTACGACCCGGAGCCCGGCGACGTGGGCATGCACTTCCTCTGCGCACCCGCCGACACGCCGGTGCACGGCTTCACCCGTGCCGTCATCACCACGGTGATGGCCTGGCTGTTCGCCGACCCGGCGACGCGCCGGGTGGTGGTGGAGCCGGACGTGCGCAACACCGCCGTGCACGCGCTCAACGCGGCAGTCGGCTTCACAGTCGTCGGCCCGATCCGCAAGCCCGAGAAGGAGGCGCTGCTCAGCGTCTGCACCCGGGACCAGTTCCGGGTCGCCACCGGCGTGCCCACAGGCGAGGAAGGGGCACCGGCGTGA
- a CDS encoding IucA/IucC family protein, whose amino-acid sequence MNASASVDHLTPEAWATANRLLVRKALAEFAHERLITPEPDGPGRWLVRSDDGSVEYRFAAQRLALDHWEVDAGSIVRRRDGAELPPDAVDLCVELRSALGLTDAILPVYLEEITSTLAGTAYKLAKPTLSAAELAAAGFQAIETGMTEGHPCFVANNGRIGFGVHEYHAYAPEAAAPVRLLWLAAHRDHTTFTCADDLDYDTLVRAELGEQTIAGFTATLTGLGLDPADYLFVPVHPWQWWNKLAVTFAGEVAARRLVCLGEGPDEYLAQQSIRTFFNVTDPAKHYVKTALSVLNMGFMRGLSAAYMEATPAINDWLAGLIEGDPVLKRTGLSIIRERAAIGYRHRQYEAATDRYSPYRKMLAALWRESPVPGLEPGRRLATMASLLHLDRDGRSLAAALIDESGLAPADWLRRYLDAYLVPLLHSLYAHDLAFMPHGENVILVLHDGVVERVVFKDIAEEIVVMNPEADLPERVRRIRAAIPEDEKILSIFTDVFDCFLRHLSAALHTRGVLDQDEFWRTVAACAADYAATVPHLADRMRRHDLFAPEFTLSCLNRLQLRNNQQMVDLSDPSAALQFAGTLVNPLAPYAPRD is encoded by the coding sequence GTGAACGCCAGCGCATCCGTGGACCACCTGACCCCCGAGGCGTGGGCGACGGCCAACCGGCTGCTGGTGCGCAAGGCGCTCGCCGAGTTCGCCCACGAGCGCCTGATCACCCCCGAGCCCGACGGCCCGGGACGGTGGCTGGTCCGCAGCGACGACGGCAGCGTCGAGTACCGGTTCGCCGCGCAGCGGCTGGCGCTGGACCACTGGGAGGTCGACGCGGGCAGCATCGTGCGCCGCCGCGACGGCGCGGAGCTGCCGCCCGACGCCGTGGACCTGTGCGTGGAGCTGCGCAGCGCGCTCGGCCTCACCGACGCGATCCTGCCGGTCTACCTGGAGGAGATCACCTCCACGCTGGCCGGGACCGCGTACAAGCTCGCGAAGCCCACACTGAGCGCCGCCGAGCTGGCCGCCGCCGGGTTCCAGGCGATCGAGACCGGCATGACCGAGGGGCATCCCTGCTTCGTGGCCAACAACGGCCGCATCGGCTTCGGAGTGCACGAATACCACGCGTACGCCCCGGAGGCCGCCGCGCCGGTACGGCTGCTCTGGCTCGCCGCGCACCGCGACCACACCACGTTCACCTGCGCCGACGACCTGGACTACGACACGCTGGTCCGGGCCGAGCTGGGCGAGCAGACGATTGCCGGGTTCACCGCCACGCTCACCGGGCTGGGCCTGGACCCGGCCGACTACCTGTTCGTCCCGGTGCACCCGTGGCAGTGGTGGAACAAGCTCGCCGTCACGTTCGCCGGTGAGGTGGCCGCGCGCCGGCTGGTCTGCCTCGGCGAGGGGCCGGACGAGTACCTGGCGCAGCAGTCCATCCGTACCTTCTTCAACGTCACCGACCCCGCCAAGCACTACGTGAAGACCGCGCTGTCGGTGCTGAACATGGGCTTCATGCGCGGGTTGTCCGCCGCGTACATGGAGGCGACGCCCGCGATCAACGACTGGCTGGCCGGGCTGATCGAGGGCGACCCGGTGCTCAAGCGCACCGGACTGTCGATCATCCGGGAGCGGGCCGCCATCGGTTACCGGCACCGGCAGTACGAGGCGGCGACCGACAGGTACTCCCCGTACCGGAAGATGCTGGCGGCGCTCTGGCGGGAGAGCCCGGTACCAGGGCTGGAACCCGGGCGGCGGCTGGCCACCATGGCCTCTCTGCTGCACCTGGACCGGGACGGGCGGTCGCTCGCGGCCGCGCTGATCGACGAGTCGGGGCTGGCGCCGGCCGACTGGCTGCGCCGCTACCTGGACGCCTACCTGGTGCCGCTGCTGCACAGCCTGTACGCCCACGACCTGGCGTTCATGCCGCACGGCGAGAACGTCATCCTGGTGCTGCACGACGGCGTGGTCGAGCGGGTCGTCTTCAAGGACATCGCCGAGGAGATCGTGGTGATGAACCCGGAGGCGGACCTGCCGGAGCGGGTGCGGCGGATCCGGGCCGCGATCCCCGAGGACGAGAAGATCCTGTCCATCTTCACCGACGTGTTCGACTGCTTCCTGCGGCACCTGAGCGCCGCCCTGCACACCCGGGGCGTCCTCGACCAGGACGAGTTCTGGCGCACCGTCGCCGCATGCGCCGCCGACTACGCCGCCACGGTGCCGCACCTGGCCGACCGGATGCGCCGGCACGACCTGTTCGCGCCGGAGTTCACGCTGTCCTGCCTCAACCGGCTCCAGCTGCGCAACAACCAGCAGATGGTGGACCTGTCCGACCCGTCCGCCGCGTTGCAGTTCGCCGGCACGCTGGTCAACCCGCTCGCCCCGTACGCACCGCGCGACTGA
- a CDS encoding PLP-dependent aminotransferase family protein: MWDLRAGGTDVSTFPRQDWIRCVGAVLRSAGPRELGYAPPSGLPPVRRTLAGYLGRVRGVRVRPEHLMITSGFAQGLALLCRVLRDQGHEAIGVEDPGHPGEWAFIADAGLRPVSVPVDREGIRVDELAATGVRAVLTTPASQFPTGAPLSRRRREQLLDWARAVDGYVVEDDFDAAFVPPAQRMPALQSVAPDRVVYAGSASKVLAPALRLGWLAAPTGLAASIERVRAGWDIGCSGLDQLAFARLVDTGAFDRHLRRLRAEFQRRGQAVRQHVARHLPGVAPLDASGGLQTYLVLPRWCAEESMVAAARRRSVLVRGGRFYALRADDRPPALVIGYAGVRGAALGRGLAGVAAAYRDVTARHATGVNARRVADSDRRTGLTA, encoded by the coding sequence GTGTGGGACCTGCGCGCCGGCGGCACCGACGTGTCCACGTTCCCGCGCCAGGACTGGATCCGCTGTGTCGGCGCGGTGCTCCGCTCGGCCGGGCCGCGGGAACTGGGCTACGCCCCGCCGTCCGGTCTGCCGCCGGTCCGCCGCACGCTCGCCGGCTACCTCGGCCGGGTCCGGGGCGTCCGCGTCCGCCCCGAGCACCTGATGATCACGTCCGGCTTCGCCCAGGGGCTGGCGCTGCTCTGCCGGGTGCTGCGCGACCAGGGACACGAGGCGATCGGCGTCGAGGATCCCGGGCACCCGGGGGAGTGGGCGTTCATCGCCGACGCCGGGCTGCGGCCGGTGAGCGTGCCGGTGGACCGGGAGGGCATCCGCGTCGACGAGCTGGCCGCCACCGGCGTACGCGCCGTGCTCACCACCCCGGCCAGCCAGTTCCCCACCGGCGCTCCGCTGAGCCGGCGGCGCCGGGAGCAACTGCTCGACTGGGCGCGGGCGGTGGACGGGTACGTCGTCGAGGACGACTTCGACGCCGCGTTCGTGCCACCGGCGCAGCGGATGCCCGCGTTGCAGAGCGTCGCGCCGGACCGCGTGGTCTACGCGGGCAGCGCCAGCAAGGTCCTCGCCCCGGCGCTGCGGCTCGGCTGGCTGGCCGCGCCGACCGGGCTGGCCGCCTCGATCGAGCGGGTCCGGGCCGGCTGGGACATCGGCTGCTCCGGGCTGGACCAGCTCGCCTTCGCGCGGCTCGTGGACACCGGCGCGTTCGACCGGCACCTGCGCCGGCTGCGCGCCGAGTTCCAGCGCCGCGGCCAGGCGGTACGCCAGCACGTCGCGCGCCACCTGCCCGGCGTGGCGCCGCTCGACGCCAGTGGCGGCCTCCAGACGTACCTGGTGCTGCCCCGCTGGTGTGCTGAGGAGTCCATGGTGGCCGCCGCGCGGCGCCGGTCCGTGCTGGTTCGCGGCGGCCGGTTCTACGCCCTGCGCGCCGACGACCGGCCACCGGCGCTGGTCATCGGGTACGCCGGGGTGCGCGGCGCCGCGCTGGGCCGGGGGCTGGCCGGGGTCGCCGCTGCCTACCGCGACGTGACCGCCCGTCACGCGACCGGTGTCAATGCGCGGCGGGTCGCCGATTCCGACCGAAGGACCGGCTTGACAGCGTGA
- a CDS encoding ABC transporter ATP-binding protein: protein MRADGLSGSDLRLGYHGTTVVHDAAITLRPAAVTALVGPNGSGKSTLLRGLARLHPLEHGEIVLADGTPARALSARDFARRVTLLAQSRPTPSGVTVRDVVGYGRHPYRQRWRANDLDGPAAIDRAMRVTGVDGMAGRPVDELSGGELQRVWLATCLAQDTAILLLDEPTTFLDLRYQVEILDLMRELADTAGVAVGVVLHDLNQAAAVADQVVLLHEGRVRGAGTPHEVFTEEALTEAYGIRVEVSVDPVTNLLSTRPVGRHTTRVSA from the coding sequence GTGCGAGCCGACGGCTTGAGCGGCAGCGACCTGCGGCTGGGCTACCACGGCACGACGGTGGTGCACGACGCCGCCATCACGCTGCGGCCCGCGGCGGTGACCGCGTTGGTCGGCCCGAACGGCAGCGGCAAGTCGACGCTGCTGCGCGGGCTGGCCCGCCTGCACCCGCTGGAACACGGCGAGATCGTGCTGGCCGACGGCACGCCGGCCCGGGCGCTGTCCGCCCGGGACTTCGCCCGCCGGGTCACGCTGCTCGCGCAGAGCCGCCCCACCCCCAGCGGGGTGACGGTGCGGGACGTGGTCGGGTACGGCCGGCACCCGTACCGGCAGCGGTGGCGCGCGAACGACCTCGACGGACCGGCCGCGATCGACCGGGCCATGCGGGTGACGGGCGTCGACGGCATGGCCGGCCGGCCGGTCGACGAGCTGTCCGGCGGCGAGCTGCAACGGGTCTGGCTGGCCACGTGCCTGGCCCAGGACACCGCGATCCTGCTGCTGGACGAGCCGACCACGTTCCTGGACCTGCGCTACCAGGTGGAGATCCTCGACCTGATGCGCGAACTCGCCGACACCGCCGGCGTCGCCGTCGGTGTGGTGCTGCACGACCTCAACCAGGCCGCCGCCGTCGCCGACCAGGTGGTGCTCCTGCACGAAGGCCGGGTCCGCGGCGCCGGCACGCCGCACGAGGTGTTCACCGAGGAGGCGCTCACCGAGGCGTACGGCATCCGCGTCGAGGTGAGCGTCGACCCGGTCACCAACCTGCTCTCCACTCGTCCCGTCGGCCGGCACACGACCCGCGTCTCCGCCTGA